The Desulfofalx alkaliphila DSM 12257 genome includes the window GTATATATGCCCCCTGCCCTTACCAGCAGGTAGCGGTACAGTATTGTTTGAATGTGATGGGCCAGATAAGCCTCTTTTAGTGGGCGGTCGTTGGTCTTCCAGTCGTAAATCACTGCCCTGCCGTCGGGTAATATTTTCAACAAATCGTATTTGGCCACCAGCCGCAGTCCCTCCCGGTTAATGCGCAGTTCTTGTTCCGGCAGGTAGATGCCGCTATTATCCCTGGGGCAAAAGTCAGCCATGGCCCGGATCCACCGGATCACCCTCTGTGCCTCTTCCCCTTGGCCCTCTCCCACCGGCAGGCCGCTGTAATAGCGTTGGGCCAAGAGGTGAAAAAGCTGGCCCAGTTCTATGGCTTCCCGATACTCTTCCTTGGTAACCCAGTTTCCCGGCCAATAAAGACCGTCAATATACCGGCGGCGAAACTTTAAGTAGCAACTGTCAAAGGCACCCAGTGCCAACTGACTAAAATATAAGTCTTTGATATCATGTTTTGTCATTGGCGGCACGCTCCCTTGCCATAATATTCCTCAGTGCAATCAGCGCTTCACTGGGCCCAATTTTTTTCCTGAAGTAATTGTCGTAATAGGTGAGCAGTAAATTCTTTTTTACCCTGGTGATGGCCACATAGAGCAGTCTTAAACGCTCGCTTATTTCATCAATTTTAAACTGCCTGATGGGGTTTGTTGCGGTCTTCCCGGTGTGGGCCTTGAGCTCTGCCTTAATCCTGGCCATGGGGCTGTTTTTGTCTTCCTTTAGGTACCACATATCGCTTCTAAATTTGTCCTTAACAGTGCTGGGGTATTCACCGGCGGTAACCCCGGTGAGGTAGACGGTATCCCATTCTAATCCCTTGGATTTATGGGTGGTAATAAGGGATATCACCCCCGGGCTGGGCTCAAAACCCTGCTGATCATTCACCGCTTTTAAATAGGTCCGCACTGAACTCTCCATGGCGGGCAATTCTTGAGCAATATCCACCAGGTGCCAATGGGGGTATTGATGCAGCTTTTGGCGTATTAGCAGTGCCAGGTTATGGGCTATGCCCAACTGTTCCAATTCTAAGTTCATATCCTCAGCCAAAAACAGCACCAGTTCATCGGGGGGCATTTTCACACTGGCATCTAACCACTGCTGTAGTTTATTAATTCCCTGCACAAACCTGCCATAAACTTCCGGGTCTGAAAACTCTTCGGGCATTTCTAACCAGGGCAGGGCTTCACCCACCGGGTAGAGCACCTGCTCCGGAGAATATTTCTCAAACAGGCCTCCCAGTATCACCTGGGCATCATCATTTAGGTCTGATACAAAAATATTTTTCATCACCCTTATCAAATTACCGGTGTGATGGGGTTTTGCCAGGTAAGTCAGCACTTCCTTTACATCCGCCACTGTTTTTTTCTGCTTATTGGTAATTTGGCCCACTTCCTCAAAGGGTGCATTCAATAGGTGAAATTGTTCTGCGTACTTCTCTTGCATCCGCCGGGTGGGCACCAGCACTGCCACGGTGTTCTCCGGATTTTGCCGCACATGTTCAGCGGCTAGCCGGGCCACCCGTTCAGTTTCTTGCTCTTGGTTGGAAAAACCCTTGATGTGTATGGTGTAGCCATTGGTTTTTGGATTAGGAAATCGGTCCCTGTCATCCACCGGCCGAATATGCTGGGGCTCCAGTGCGCTGCGGCACTCCTTTTGGGGGTGGCTTTCGTTTACCCAGTCCACCAGCCCGTTGGCCAGGTTAATTATCTGGGTGGTACTGCGACTGGAATACAATATTTCCTGCTTTACCACATCCGGCCGGGCGCAGTAGTTGCGAAAAATCTCCGGCTCTGCGGCAGTAAAAGTTCCCAGAATTGCCTGGTTGGAATCGCCCACCCGTACCAAGTTTCCGCTGTGGGCAGATAACAAGAGTAGAATTTCCTCCTGCAGGGGTGAAGAATCCTGGGCCTCGTCTTCAAAGAAAAGCGTCCAGCGCTTTTGCAGGCGTTCTAACACCTGGGCTTCCTCTTTTAACAGGCGAAGTGCCTGCACTATTAAATCATCAAAGTCCAGCAGACCGTTCTTGTTTAGTTCCCTGGTGTATTGCCGATATATGTCCAATGCCCAGGCCAGGTATGAGCTGTCATCCAGCCGGGCCCGCATTTCTTTAATTTGCTCTGTGTTTAGACCCGCAGCTTTAATAAAGCTCACCGCATCCTTAATAATTGCGGGTAAATCCCGCTGTTCCCAGCTTTCCAGTGCCCGGTGGTACCATTTATCATGGCTGGGTATATTGATTGGCTCCATCCACAGTTTACGGTTATTGGACATCCAGTCTTGGGTCAGTTGGGCCAGCAATTTTTGCTGGCTGCCTTCATCTATTATTTGAAAGTTTTGGTTGATCAGTAAAAACTCCGGTTTTTCCTTTAAAATGGTCATCGCCAAGGAGTGCAGCGTCTTAACATCGTAGCCTTTAGAACGGGGCAGTCCCCGGTCCTCTAAAAAGTCACCGATGCGGCTGCGAAAGTTGGCCACCGCCGAATTCATCACAGTGACTATGAGAATTTTACCCCCGCCCGTTGCCTGCTTTTCTATTAAGTCCGCCGCCAAATAGGCCAGCACCGTGGTTTTTCCGGCCCCCGGCACCGCAGGCACTGCCATTTTCCCGCCCCGGTAGGCTGCCACTTCCCGCTGGCCCGGTCTTAAATTAATCACTGACTGCCACCCCCCTGCTGCACGGTTTCAATAACATCCACCAGTATACTTTCCTGTTCCCAGCCTTGGCTGCTTAGGTGACTATGGGCGGTGTAAATACCCTGGCTGCACTTTCCCAGCAGTCCTTGGACCAGCAGCCTTAGTTTTGCTTCCCTCACCTCTTGGTCGGTGGCATCATCCCACAGCAGGCCCTCTTTCCACCGCCTGGACAGCACCCAGGGGTTAGCCAGCTCTTTGGCCATGCCGGTCAGCCAGCCCCGGCTGCCCACATCCAGCCAAATTTGATATTTAACCGGTGCCACATGGGGATTTAATATCAAGTTTAGCGGCGTAGTCAGAATTACCTTGTCGGTGTTAACCGGGGGACGGTAAAGCACATCCGCTGCCAGCGTACCCCTTTGCACCATATCAATAAAGCTGTAGCCCAAGGTCTCTTCGCCGCCGGGGCGGTAGCTGGCCAAAACCCGGCGCAGTTTTACCGCAGAGTCAATTACTTGGCGGCAGGCCAATAGGTCCTCTTCAGCCTGCAACAAGGGCGACAAGAGTTCCGCAAAGGCCTGTTGAAAGAGCAGCTCTATATCCGGTCCGGCCTGCCTTCGCTCTTCTACCCACCCCTGCAGCTGACGGTAGCGCTCTGCATTGTCAAAGCCCACCCGTTCAAGGAGCTTTAAATTGTCTATATCCGGCAGTACCAGTTCATTTTTAAAAATTTCCTCGGCTAAAATACCTGCCCGCACCGGGTCAATGCCCAGTACCAAGGATAGGGTCTGCACCAGGCCGGAAAAGTTAATTTGCCTTTCCCACTGGGGGTTGCACAATAGGGCCAGTGTTACCATTGCCTGGGCAAAGGGTTGATCCAGTAGTTTTTTACCCCGGCTGACATTGGCAATGGCAATGCCCTTTTCTTGCAGTTTGTTAGTTAATATAAACTCCATTACCTTATCCACCATGGGGGCTACAAGGGCTAGGTCCCCCGGGTTTGTTCCGTCAACCACCAGTCTTTCCACCCTGGCAGCCACCTCTTCCAGCATTTCCCCCCGGCTGCCGGTGCTGATATGGCCGGCCAGCATGGCGGCATTTTCTATGGGTCCTTTTTGGCCGGCAATTAAACCGGCCAGATATTGGCCAAAGCGGTCACCTGCCCGGTCCACCCCCAGCTCTTCTTTTTCACAGCGGGGCAATATCTGTCTTATTACCCCCTCGGGATAGGCACCGAAAAACACGGTGTGGCCGCCCTGGGGGTTGTAGGCAAATGTACTGCCCTTGCAGGTGTCCATCAACTGCCTTATCAGCCCTTGGGCAGCAAAGACCGTTTCTTCTATGTCATCCACCAAGAGATACTGCCACTGGCCGGCTAAGTGTTCTAAGTAAATCTTATCTTGCATCAGTATCCGGTTAAATAATTCGATCATCAAGGAGTAGTCCAAGGTAAGGGTGGCCAGGCACTGCTTGCGAAATTTTTCCATCACCGTTACCCCTTCAGCAAGGGCAGTTGCCTTTTCTTGGCTGTGACTTGCGGCACCCAGCTGTATTAAGCGCCGGCCCGCCTCTTCCAATGAAATATTATTTACCGCTGCCTGGTTTAAGTTGTCAATTAGCTGCAGGGCCAGGTGTTCGGAAGTGGATTTAACTTCAGCAAACATGCCTTGCTGACGGGCCTCTTCCACCAATAGCCCCATCAAATAGTGAGCAGACTCCACCGTCATAAATACTGGCTGCAGGTCTTGGCCGGCAGTGGGCATTTTTTTCGTCACCAGCGGCCAATACTTCTTGATTTGGTTTTGCACAAAGCCAAAATAAGTATATATATGCAGGGTGCCACAGGCGGCTGCCTGCAGTGATTTGCGCCACTGGGATACATCGGCGGCAGAACGCAATAACACTAAAATGTTATCTGACTTTATCCCTTGGGCCAGCAGTTGTGTATAGTGTTTCTTGAGCCTTGTGGTTTTACCGCCGGCCACCGGGCCACAAATAACTTTATTCATAACATACCACCTTTTAGATAGATTAAGACAAGCCAGGTGAAGGTTTGCTATAGTAATATCTATTATAATATAACACCCGGACCACATGTTAGCAGTCCGGGTAAAGGTATTATTTTTTGTATTTAGTTGTAATGGCTTCCAAATCCTCCGCTGTCTTATTTAAATCTTCAGCCGAAGCGGCAACCTCTTCCATGGCAGCCGTTTGTTCTTCGGTGGTGGCAGCCACATTTTGTACCGCAGCGGATACTTGCTCTGCGGCCGCAGCCACATCGCTGGCCCGGATGTTCAAGGCCTGTACCAATTCCATAATGGATTGCAGGGAGCTGCTCACATCATTTACAACCTTGCGGCCCTTGGACACCTCATCCTTACCTGCGTCCATGGCATGGACAGCCTGGGCAGATTGAAGTTGTACCTGATTAATAATATGGTTAATTTCCCCCGCCGAGCGGGCCGATTCTTCAGCAAGCTTGCGTACTTCATCGGCCACCACCGCAAAGCCGCGGCCGGATTCCCCTGCCCTGGCCGCTTCTATGGCAGCATTAAGGGCCAGCAGGTTAGTCTGCTCAGCTATGCCGTTGATAGCATCCACCAGTTGACCGACATTGGCCACTTCCCTGTTTAACTGCTCCACCGTTTGAGCCACATTGTTTGACGATTGCTCAATACTTTGCATGCTTTCCAGCACCATAATAATCTGTTCCTGTCCCTGCTCCGCCTGCCGGCTGGCTTCGGTTAACTCGCCGGACACTGCACGGATGTTTTCTGCCATGTTGTCCACTGTGGCAGAAACTTCAGTCACAGTGGAAGCATTGGCTGTGGCTGCAGAAGAAGTTTGTGCTGCCTGGGCTGACAGGGAGCGGGAGGTATCGGTCACCCGATCTCCGGCCAGGGCAATGCTGGTCATCAGCTCTTTCAGGCTTTTACGCATATCTTCAAAGGCAGCTGCCAACACCCCTATTTCATCTCCACTGTTCGCCTTAATCTCTTGATCTAATTCCCCTTTAGCCACATTGCCGGCGGCACCCACCAGGGCATTGATGGGCCTAACCGCTTTTTCAGTTAATAACCACCCCACTGCCAGCAGTGCCAGGGATGTTAAAGCAATGGCTATAATGGACCTTCGGTTCATGGCGTCGGTCGCTGCAAAAACTTCATCCCTATCTGCCACCACAGCCAGCAGCCAGCCGGTGGTGGACATATCCTGGTAGCTAATTATAGAGTTTGTATCCTGAAACTGATATTCTAGCTGTCCGCTTTTTTGGGCTAACATCTCCCTGACAACTTCAGCCAGTTCATCGTCCACTAATTCCCCTGGCTCAGTAATGTTTTCCAAAAGCAACCTTTGATCAGGATGGGCAATCACTACCCCATTGCTGTCCATGAGATAAGCTCTCCCATTTTCCCCATATTTCATATCCATCACTAACTGGGCCATGCTATCTAAATTTAGCCGACTGTACAAGACACTTTTTAACTGTCCGTCACTTTTCACCGGAGCGGCTATCACCACTGCCGCAGTGCCGGTAACATTGGAAATCAGCGGCTCAGAAACAGCAAAGTTACTGCCGGCTACGACTTCCTTAAAATAAGCCCGATCACCCAAATTCACCGGGTTGTCATCGGTATTTATTGCCATGCCGTCCGGTTCTATTATGCCAAAGTTATCAAACATGTTCCCCGGCTGGGTAAGCTGCTGCTGCAATTCCCTTTTTAAATAGTCCAGGGCCACCTCACTGTCTTCATTTTGCAGGGTGTCGGTATTTGCAATTACAAAAAGAGTGTTCTCGTGTCTGGCAATCATTTGATCCAGCATTGCACTGTTAACAGATGCACTGTTTTTTAAGGTCCCATTAACATTTTCTACCTCGTTTTGAAAACTTAAATACGCAGTGCCGGAGTTAATAACTATCAGCACCAACACTGCCGCCACAATTAAGCCCAAGAACTTAATTCGTAGGCTTACATTAAGTAAGGCACCTAAAATGCCCGCCGGTTTTTTTTCCATATTTATCCCTCCACACATGATTACTTCGACAAAAAAATCATTTAACTTACATGTCCCATCAAAAATTTACAGAATTAATGAAAAATTTTTTGCCCATAATATATTTAACAAAATGGGAGGTGACTTTATTGGCACAACAACACATTCACTGTTCCGTCAACAACTGCCACTACTGGCAAAATGGCAACAAATGCATGGCCAATGAAATTGTTGTGGTAAGCGACGATTTTGGTGCCCAACAGCCGGACTATGTTGACGCATCCCTGGCCCAACAAATTGCTCCCACACCGGCAGAAAACTGCATGCAAACCTGCTGTAAGACCTTCGTACACAAAAACTCAAGTCAAATTAAAGCAGACAAGGTATATAGAACCCAATAACAGCAAAGGGGCGCAATGGTAAATTGCGCCCCTTGTTCTTATGTACTTTTAATGAAGCATTAGTTTTGGTTGAGTGAGGTTGCTTAATACATTTATCAGGTAGTCCACTGTTTCTTTTTGATGTTCATCAATTTCCAGTTCTTCCACCTGTTCTAATAAATTCCATAATCCTCGGTTGACATCCCGAATCAGTAAAGCAAAGGGTTTAAACTCTCCCTTGTCGTTCATACCGGCAGACAAGCCTTTGGTCACCAACTCCCAATCACACATTAGTACCAAGTGCTGCTTTGAAGTTACATGTCGGAAAAACTCCCACATTTCGGGGGTAAAACCTACCAATATGCCTGCTCCCTCTTCCCAATCAATGTCTAGCACCACCATAAACTCGTCGGAGTTTACCATAACCAGTTCCCAACTAAACCAGTAATCAATTTCTTCCCCTGCATGAAACATTTCAAACAGGTCAGATAAATCTTCCTTTAAGGTGGGTAGCACTAATACCAATGCCTCGTCAGATTCGCCAATAAATTCCGGAAAAATAATTTCTTTTTCCAAGGCCAACCACCTCCTTCTTATCTTCTATGCCTATTCGCCACCACACATAAAATTCCTGCTTAATTGCTTTCATTTCGCCGGTGTTATAAGAAGTAACAACAGCCGCAATTTATTACGGCTGTTGTTGTTCTTAATCAACCAATATTGTAATTACCTGTTCAATTTGCCGGTTAGTTTCTATAAGCTTGGCGTCGCGCGGGTGAGTAATCACAGTGAGATAGGCTGAGCCGGCTTGGGGCTCCCGGGTGGTATAGGTTACATATAGGCTACCTTGGTTTACCACCACATCTTTTATTTCAATAACATAACCACTGGAAGGTTTGCTTCCCCACGTCATTTCCAGCATATAAGCACTG containing:
- a CDS encoding UvrD-helicase domain-containing protein, with translation MNKVICGPVAGGKTTRLKKHYTQLLAQGIKSDNILVLLRSAADVSQWRKSLQAAACGTLHIYTYFGFVQNQIKKYWPLVTKKMPTAGQDLQPVFMTVESAHYLMGLLVEEARQQGMFAEVKSTSEHLALQLIDNLNQAAVNNISLEEAGRRLIQLGAASHSQEKATALAEGVTVMEKFRKQCLATLTLDYSLMIELFNRILMQDKIYLEHLAGQWQYLLVDDIEETVFAAQGLIRQLMDTCKGSTFAYNPQGGHTVFFGAYPEGVIRQILPRCEKEELGVDRAGDRFGQYLAGLIAGQKGPIENAAMLAGHISTGSRGEMLEEVAARVERLVVDGTNPGDLALVAPMVDKVMEFILTNKLQEKGIAIANVSRGKKLLDQPFAQAMVTLALLCNPQWERQINFSGLVQTLSLVLGIDPVRAGILAEEIFKNELVLPDIDNLKLLERVGFDNAERYRQLQGWVEERRQAGPDIELLFQQAFAELLSPLLQAEEDLLACRQVIDSAVKLRRVLASYRPGGEETLGYSFIDMVQRGTLAADVLYRPPVNTDKVILTTPLNLILNPHVAPVKYQIWLDVGSRGWLTGMAKELANPWVLSRRWKEGLLWDDATDQEVREAKLRLLVQGLLGKCSQGIYTAHSHLSSQGWEQESILVDVIETVQQGGGSQ
- a CDS encoding PD-(D/E)XK nuclease family protein → MTKHDIKDLYFSQLALGAFDSCYLKFRRRYIDGLYWPGNWVTKEEYREAIELGQLFHLLAQRYYSGLPVGEGQGEEAQRVIRWIRAMADFCPRDNSGIYLPEQELRINREGLRLVAKYDLLKILPDGRAVIYDWKTNDRPLKEAYLAHHIQTILYRYLLVRAGGIYTPIGQLKPEDVSMVYWNPRYPNQPVSLAYNEKKYQSDEKNIRQKIKDIESRSYAEFYATSNVKNCAHCEYSPLCHGQPMIEPPEGEEDELELAWDEIEEYTF
- a CDS encoding ATP-dependent helicase, producing the protein MINLRPGQREVAAYRGGKMAVPAVPGAGKTTVLAYLAADLIEKQATGGGKILIVTVMNSAVANFRSRIGDFLEDRGLPRSKGYDVKTLHSLAMTILKEKPEFLLINQNFQIIDEGSQQKLLAQLTQDWMSNNRKLWMEPINIPSHDKWYHRALESWEQRDLPAIIKDAVSFIKAAGLNTEQIKEMRARLDDSSYLAWALDIYRQYTRELNKNGLLDFDDLIVQALRLLKEEAQVLERLQKRWTLFFEDEAQDSSPLQEEILLLLSAHSGNLVRVGDSNQAILGTFTAAEPEIFRNYCARPDVVKQEILYSSRSTTQIINLANGLVDWVNESHPQKECRSALEPQHIRPVDDRDRFPNPKTNGYTIHIKGFSNQEQETERVARLAAEHVRQNPENTVAVLVPTRRMQEKYAEQFHLLNAPFEEVGQITNKQKKTVADVKEVLTYLAKPHHTGNLIRVMKNIFVSDLNDDAQVILGGLFEKYSPEQVLYPVGEALPWLEMPEEFSDPEVYGRFVQGINKLQQWLDASVKMPPDELVLFLAEDMNLELEQLGIAHNLALLIRQKLHQYPHWHLVDIAQELPAMESSVRTYLKAVNDQQGFEPSPGVISLITTHKSKGLEWDTVYLTGVTAGEYPSTVKDKFRSDMWYLKEDKNSPMARIKAELKAHTGKTATNPIRQFKIDEISERLRLLYVAITRVKKNLLLTYYDNYFRKKIGPSEALIALRNIMARERAANDKT
- a CDS encoding DUF1540 domain-containing protein; protein product: MAQQHIHCSVNNCHYWQNGNKCMANEIVVVSDDFGAQQPDYVDASLAQQIAPTPAENCMQTCCKTFVHKNSSQIKADKVYRTQ
- a CDS encoding methyl-accepting chemotaxis protein, with product MEKKPAGILGALLNVSLRIKFLGLIVAAVLVLIVINSGTAYLSFQNEVENVNGTLKNSASVNSAMLDQMIARHENTLFVIANTDTLQNEDSEVALDYLKRELQQQLTQPGNMFDNFGIIEPDGMAINTDDNPVNLGDRAYFKEVVAGSNFAVSEPLISNVTGTAAVVIAAPVKSDGQLKSVLYSRLNLDSMAQLVMDMKYGENGRAYLMDSNGVVIAHPDQRLLLENITEPGELVDDELAEVVREMLAQKSGQLEYQFQDTNSIISYQDMSTTGWLLAVVADRDEVFAATDAMNRRSIIAIALTSLALLAVGWLLTEKAVRPINALVGAAGNVAKGELDQEIKANSGDEIGVLAAAFEDMRKSLKELMTSIALAGDRVTDTSRSLSAQAAQTSSAATANASTVTEVSATVDNMAENIRAVSGELTEASRQAEQGQEQIIMVLESMQSIEQSSNNVAQTVEQLNREVANVGQLVDAINGIAEQTNLLALNAAIEAARAGESGRGFAVVADEVRKLAEESARSAGEINHIINQVQLQSAQAVHAMDAGKDEVSKGRKVVNDVSSSLQSIMELVQALNIRASDVAAAAEQVSAAVQNVAATTEEQTAAMEEVAASAEDLNKTAEDLEAITTKYKK